One window from the genome of [Mycobacterium] stephanolepidis encodes:
- a CDS encoding nitroreductase/quinone reductase family protein, giving the protein MSIDIKPVPKWLKYFNKVVIGGHKIGLKLPMVVLTVPGAKSGTPRSTPITPFTLDGGRYAVGGVPGSSWIANARKAKEGTLTQGRHIQRVRIVELSPEDSRPVLRAFPIEVPTGVGFIRNAGLVKEGTPEEFEALAGIAAVFRFDPLEG; this is encoded by the coding sequence ATGTCAATTGACATCAAGCCCGTTCCCAAATGGCTCAAGTACTTCAACAAGGTTGTCATCGGCGGGCACAAGATAGGCCTCAAACTGCCGATGGTGGTCCTCACCGTGCCGGGCGCCAAGTCGGGCACGCCGCGCTCGACTCCCATCACCCCGTTCACACTCGACGGCGGGCGCTATGCCGTCGGCGGAGTTCCCGGATCGTCGTGGATTGCCAACGCACGCAAGGCCAAAGAGGGCACCCTTACACAGGGCCGCCACATCCAGCGGGTCCGGATCGTCGAGCTGTCGCCCGAGGATTCCCGACCGGTACTGCGCGCGTTTCCCATCGAGGTACCCACCGGGGTCGGCTTCATCAGAAACGCCGGCCTGGTCAAGGAGGGCACGCCCGAAGAGTTCGAGGCTCTGGCGGGGATTGCCGCCGTCTTCCGGTTCGATCCGCTGGAAGGCTAG
- the menD gene encoding 2-succinyl-5-enolpyruvyl-6-hydroxy-3-cyclohexene-1-carboxylic-acid synthase, whose protein sequence is MNPSTAQAHAVVDELIRGGVRDVVLCPGSRNAPLAFALHDADKAGRLRLHVRIDERTAGFLAVGLAAASGAPVPVAMTSGTAVANLGPAVVEANYARIPLIVLSANRPYELLGTGANQTMEQLGYFGTQVRAAISIGLAEEGSEKLEAQNPHWRSATCRVLAAAKGSRTANAGPVQFDIPLREPLVPDREGGAIPAGRPGGVPWTYTSDVTFDEPVEIDLTPDTVVIAGHGAAAHPNLSMLPTVAEPTAPQPDNPVHPLALTLLHPQQVIMLGRPTLHRQVSSLLADNRIPVYALTTGPRWPDVSGNSQATGTRAVTSGNPDAAWLQRCTHAHQKALDAVRVQLGTHPLTTGLHVAAKVCGSLRDGDQLVLGASNPVRDAALVPWGARDVRVRSNRGVAGIDGTVSTAIGAALAHKGGRTVALIGDLTFVHDSSGLLIGPTEPRPDNLTIVVSNDNGGGIFELLEQGDPRFGDVSSRIFGTPHDVDIAALCRAYHVDSQSISVEELGPALDEPAGGIRVLEVKADRSTLRELHAAIRAAL, encoded by the coding sequence ATGAACCCGTCGACCGCACAGGCCCATGCCGTCGTCGACGAGCTCATCCGCGGCGGCGTCCGCGATGTCGTGCTGTGTCCGGGGTCGCGCAACGCACCGCTGGCCTTCGCCTTGCACGATGCGGACAAGGCTGGTCGGTTGCGTCTGCATGTGCGCATCGACGAGCGCACCGCGGGCTTCCTGGCCGTCGGTCTGGCCGCGGCCAGCGGCGCTCCGGTGCCGGTGGCGATGACGTCCGGTACGGCGGTCGCCAATCTGGGCCCCGCGGTGGTGGAGGCCAACTACGCCCGGATTCCGCTGATCGTGCTGTCCGCCAACCGCCCCTACGAACTGCTCGGCACCGGCGCCAATCAGACGATGGAGCAGCTCGGCTACTTCGGCACCCAGGTTCGCGCCGCGATCAGCATCGGTCTGGCCGAAGAGGGCTCGGAGAAGCTTGAGGCGCAGAACCCGCATTGGCGTTCGGCAACCTGTCGAGTATTGGCTGCCGCCAAGGGATCTCGCACCGCCAATGCCGGCCCGGTGCAGTTCGACATCCCGTTGCGCGAACCGCTTGTGCCCGATCGCGAGGGGGGAGCGATCCCCGCGGGCCGCCCAGGCGGGGTGCCGTGGACATACACCTCGGACGTGACGTTCGACGAGCCCGTCGAGATCGACCTGACCCCCGATACCGTGGTGATCGCGGGGCATGGCGCGGCCGCCCACCCCAACCTGTCGATGTTGCCCACGGTGGCCGAACCCACTGCGCCCCAACCCGACAACCCCGTGCATCCGCTGGCGCTGACCCTGCTGCATCCGCAGCAGGTGATCATGCTGGGACGGCCGACACTGCACCGGCAGGTGTCATCCTTATTGGCGGACAACAGAATTCCGGTTTACGCGTTGACCACCGGCCCGCGCTGGCCCGATGTGTCCGGCAACTCGCAGGCCACCGGGACTCGGGCTGTCACATCCGGAAACCCGGATGCGGCGTGGTTGCAACGATGCACGCATGCGCACCAGAAGGCGCTCGACGCGGTGCGCGTACAGCTGGGCACCCATCCGCTGACCACCGGTTTGCATGTGGCGGCCAAGGTGTGTGGGTCATTGCGCGACGGCGACCAGCTGGTGCTCGGCGCTTCCAACCCGGTACGCGATGCCGCGCTGGTCCCGTGGGGGGCCAGAGATGTTCGGGTGCGTTCCAATCGTGGGGTTGCCGGTATCGACGGCACGGTGTCCACCGCGATCGGTGCGGCGTTGGCGCACAAGGGGGGTCGTACCGTGGCCTTGATCGGGGATCTCACCTTTGTGCACGACAGCTCGGGGTTGTTGATCGGCCCGACCGAGCCGCGTCCCGACAACTTGACCATCGTGGTCTCAAATGACAACGGCGGCGGCATCTTCGAACTGCTGGAGCAGGGCGATCCGCGATTCGGCGATGTGTCCTCCCGCATCTTCGGCACCCCGCACGATGTCGACATCGCCGCCCTGTGCCGGGCCTACCACGTGGATTCGCAATCCATCTCCGTGGAGGAGCTCGGCCCCGCGCTGGACGAACCCGCCGGTGGCATCAGGGTTCTGGAGGTCAAGGCCGACCGCTCTACCCTGCGTGAACTGCACGCCGCCATCAGGGCTGCTTTGTGA
- a CDS encoding alpha/beta fold hydrolase gives MPLANINGIQISYDDRGPLALGASGDPVVFISGRGGAGRSWHLHQVPAFRAAGYRTITFNNRGIPPTTECADGFTLQDLVADAAALIESLGAAPARLVGFSMGALIAQELTLTRPDLVTAAVFMGTRGREDSTRSFFRKAELELSASGVQVPAAYQAAMRLLLNFSPKTLNNDAAIKDWIDMFTLWPEPTSGGIDHQRSAIPGPDRPGAYAGITVPSLVIGFSDDMTLPPYLGREVADAIPGGTYVEIADAGHLGFIERPDEVNRVILEFFASASQAV, from the coding sequence GTGCCTCTCGCGAACATCAACGGCATCCAGATCAGTTACGACGATCGTGGGCCCCTGGCGCTCGGCGCCTCCGGTGATCCCGTCGTCTTCATCTCCGGGCGCGGTGGTGCAGGGCGCAGCTGGCACCTGCATCAAGTACCGGCATTCCGCGCCGCGGGTTATCGCACCATCACCTTCAACAACCGGGGGATACCGCCGACCACCGAGTGCGCGGACGGCTTCACCCTGCAGGACTTGGTGGCCGATGCCGCGGCGCTCATCGAGAGTCTCGGTGCGGCCCCGGCCCGGTTGGTCGGCTTCTCCATGGGGGCGCTCATCGCCCAGGAACTGACCCTCACCCGTCCGGATCTGGTGACCGCAGCGGTGTTCATGGGAACGCGGGGGCGCGAGGACTCGACCCGGTCGTTCTTCCGCAAGGCCGAGCTCGAACTGTCCGCGTCGGGTGTGCAGGTGCCTGCGGCGTACCAGGCGGCTATGCGTCTGCTGTTGAACTTCTCGCCGAAGACCCTCAACAACGATGCCGCGATCAAGGACTGGATCGACATGTTCACGCTGTGGCCGGAGCCCACCTCGGGTGGCATCGATCACCAGCGCAGCGCCATCCCCGGCCCCGACCGGCCCGGCGCGTATGCGGGGATCACGGTTCCGTCGCTGGTCATCGGATTCAGCGACGATATGACCCTGCCGCCGTACCTCGGCCGGGAGGTGGCCGACGCCATCCCCGGCGGCACCTACGTCGAGATTGCTGATGCCGGGCATCTGGGCTTCATCGAACGCCCCGACGAGGTCAACCGCGTGATCCTGGAGTTCTTTGCGAGCGCCTCACAGGCGGTATGA
- a CDS encoding GGDEF domain-containing protein: MPLNRIVSYVRNTAWMSFLLQWWTEPVPTGWLRAFLRERKLDRTVRNLIGGYALIFAAICVAVQFSDTGPRSAVGRAIVVVCALGALGWAVRWAVGPWPSLREAVAFVAFADVGIALACWQDFDPLAGLVGTVLFTPVGAYVSFFLGNRLLLAHVAWCGPVIFALSLRLLAEGTVGAAMTAVVKVTSMLLVVVLIPMVIQFGIAVVRLDALAAQRDPLTGLLNRRGIYGEWQRLHGGLMRVHGLEGDRVVAAAIVDIDRFKSINDQYGHGTGDRVLVDLANAFVGESIRGNTVGRSGGEEFIVVTICPAHAVVDFATRLREAVTASKPAGIAVTASVGVAAQPVASVAAAASREAIDVLTACADRAMYEAKRNGGNQSRILHPEYDSGDQYLWQSGA, encoded by the coding sequence ATGCCGCTGAACAGAATTGTCTCCTACGTCCGCAACACCGCATGGATGAGTTTTCTGCTCCAGTGGTGGACCGAGCCGGTCCCGACGGGCTGGCTGCGGGCCTTCCTGCGGGAACGCAAGCTCGACCGGACCGTCCGCAACCTCATCGGTGGGTACGCGTTGATCTTCGCCGCGATCTGCGTCGCGGTGCAGTTCAGCGACACCGGGCCCCGAAGCGCGGTGGGACGCGCCATCGTCGTTGTGTGCGCCCTCGGTGCACTGGGTTGGGCGGTGCGCTGGGCCGTCGGGCCCTGGCCGTCCCTGCGTGAAGCCGTCGCATTTGTCGCCTTCGCCGATGTCGGAATCGCGCTGGCCTGCTGGCAGGACTTCGATCCGCTGGCAGGTTTGGTGGGAACGGTGCTGTTCACGCCGGTCGGCGCGTATGTCAGCTTCTTCCTGGGAAACCGGCTGCTGTTGGCGCACGTGGCGTGGTGCGGCCCGGTGATCTTCGCGCTGTCGCTACGCCTGCTCGCCGAGGGCACCGTGGGTGCGGCGATGACTGCGGTGGTGAAGGTGACCAGCATGCTGCTGGTCGTGGTGTTGATACCCATGGTCATCCAATTCGGGATCGCGGTGGTGCGCTTGGATGCACTGGCGGCACAGCGGGATCCGCTCACCGGGCTTCTCAACCGGCGAGGCATCTACGGGGAGTGGCAGCGCCTGCACGGCGGGTTGATGCGCGTGCACGGGTTGGAAGGTGACCGGGTGGTCGCCGCCGCCATCGTCGATATCGACCGCTTCAAGTCGATCAACGACCAGTACGGCCACGGCACGGGTGATCGGGTGCTGGTCGACCTGGCCAATGCATTCGTCGGCGAATCGATACGCGGAAACACGGTAGGTCGCTCGGGTGGCGAGGAGTTCATCGTAGTGACGATCTGCCCGGCGCATGCCGTCGTCGATTTCGCCACCCGGCTCAGGGAAGCGGTGACGGCGTCCAAGCCGGCGGGCATCGCGGTGACCGCGAGTGTGGGCGTTGCGGCTCAGCCGGTCGCCAGCGTGGCGGCGGCGGCATCACGGGAGGCCATCGATGTGCTGACCGCGTGCGCGGATCGTGCGATGTACGAGGCGAAGCGCAATGGCGGCAATCAATCTCGGATTCTTCATCCGGAGTACGACTCCGGTGATCAGTACTTGTGGCAGTCGGGCGCCTAG
- a CDS encoding DUF3592 domain-containing protein translates to MNRRSRVIKRVRIGVLILAGLMTLQSLLLVAGAWRNDKAIERDMGVALAEVLSAGPRRSTIEFVTPERVTYRPELGVLYPSELSPGMRIYVEYDKSNPDLVRVQGRNASLSIVPAGSIIVVVWAVAGTVLLGLAWIQRRRAVPVHA, encoded by the coding sequence GTGAACCGACGCTCCCGTGTCATCAAGAGAGTCCGGATCGGCGTGCTGATACTGGCGGGGCTGATGACCCTGCAGTCACTGCTACTGGTCGCGGGCGCCTGGCGAAACGACAAGGCCATCGAACGGGACATGGGTGTCGCGCTGGCCGAGGTGCTCAGCGCCGGGCCGCGGCGATCCACCATCGAGTTCGTCACGCCCGAACGAGTCACGTACCGGCCGGAATTGGGCGTTCTCTACCCGTCCGAACTCAGCCCGGGCATGCGCATCTATGTGGAGTACGACAAATCCAACCCGGATTTGGTTCGCGTACAAGGACGTAACGCCTCATTGTCGATAGTCCCGGCCGGGTCCATCATCGTTGTGGTGTGGGCGGTCGCTGGAACGGTGCTACTGGGGCTTGCGTGGATACAGCGTCGACGTGCGGTGCCCGTCCACGCTTAA
- a CDS encoding glycosyltransferase family 4 protein, translated as MRIAIVAESFLPNVNGVSNSVLRVLEHLRRTGHEAVVIAPDTPRGQAPAGTEYDGVPVHRVPAVMFPKVSTLPLGVPQPRMVRILRDFAPDVVHLASPFVLGYGGLRAAQHLDIPSVAVYQTDVAGFADSYGAGFAARAAWRWTKHLHGRADRTLAPSSSAMEDLAAHGIPRVFRWSRGVDIERFAPSARDEDLRHSWSPEGKPIIGFVGRLAPEKHVERLAVLAQRDDLQLVIVGGGVERDALEKLMPTAIFTGELTGSALSRAYASLDVFIHPGEHETFCQAVQEALASGVPAIAPDAGGPRDLVIPGRNGMLLPVTDFEARLGMAVDHLVQPATRSRFSAAARRGVLSRTWPAICDELLEHYAAAAGTTLGRGIMTA; from the coding sequence GTGCGCATCGCGATCGTCGCCGAGTCGTTCTTGCCGAACGTCAACGGAGTTTCCAACTCGGTGCTGCGGGTGCTGGAGCACCTCCGCCGCACCGGGCATGAGGCCGTCGTCATCGCACCGGACACCCCCCGTGGACAGGCCCCCGCCGGTACCGAATACGACGGAGTGCCCGTGCATCGGGTGCCGGCCGTCATGTTTCCGAAGGTGAGCACCCTGCCGCTGGGCGTGCCGCAGCCACGCATGGTGCGGATCCTTCGTGATTTCGCGCCCGACGTGGTGCACCTGGCCTCACCCTTCGTCCTGGGATACGGCGGGTTGCGTGCTGCCCAGCATCTCGACATTCCCAGCGTCGCGGTCTACCAGACCGATGTGGCGGGTTTTGCCGACAGCTACGGCGCCGGTTTCGCCGCTCGTGCGGCCTGGCGCTGGACCAAGCATCTGCACGGCCGTGCGGACCGCACCTTGGCCCCGTCGTCTTCTGCGATGGAAGATCTTGCCGCGCACGGAATACCGCGAGTGTTTCGGTGGTCACGCGGTGTCGACATCGAACGCTTCGCGCCCTCGGCGCGTGATGAGGATCTGCGCCACTCCTGGTCGCCCGAGGGCAAGCCGATCATCGGGTTCGTCGGCCGTCTCGCTCCCGAAAAACATGTGGAACGCCTGGCCGTGCTGGCTCAGCGCGACGACCTGCAGCTCGTCATCGTGGGTGGGGGCGTGGAGCGTGACGCACTCGAAAAGCTGATGCCCACAGCAATTTTCACCGGGGAGCTGACCGGGTCGGCGCTGTCGCGGGCATACGCGAGTCTCGATGTCTTCATTCACCCGGGCGAGCACGAAACGTTCTGTCAGGCGGTGCAGGAGGCGCTGGCCAGCGGGGTCCCGGCCATCGCTCCGGATGCCGGTGGGCCGCGTGACCTCGTGATCCCGGGACGCAACGGAATGCTGCTGCCGGTGACCGATTTCGAGGCGCGGCTGGGAATGGCCGTCGATCACCTGGTGCAGCCGGCGACGCGCAGCCGATTCTCGGCGGCCGCCCGCCGGGGAGTGCTCTCACGCACCTGGCCCGCCATCTGTGATGAGCTGCTTGAGCACTACGCCGCCGCGGCGGGCACCACCCTGGGCCGCGGCATCATGACGGCCTAG
- a CDS encoding o-succinylbenzoate synthase: MELPALDDVLDRLHVVALPMRVRFRGITTREVALIDGPAGWGEFGAFPEYRAPEASAWLAAAIEAAYTELPEPRRSRIPVNATVPAVAAAAVPEVLARFPGARTAKVKVAEPGQTLDEDIARVEAVRAQIPTVRVDANAGWTVEQAVEALTALTRSGALEYAEQPCATVEELAQVRRRLPDVPIAADESIRRASDPMRVAQACAADIAVLKVAPLGGVAALLDIAARIGMPAVISSALDSAVGIGIGLRAAAALPVLEHACGLGTGGFFVEDVAQAPTPEDGYLPVSSFTPDPARLATLAAAADRRDWWRRRVADCYPLLNR; this comes from the coding sequence GTGGAGCTGCCCGCGTTGGACGATGTGCTGGATCGGCTGCACGTCGTGGCCCTGCCCATGCGGGTTCGATTCCGCGGCATCACCACCCGTGAGGTGGCGTTGATCGACGGCCCTGCGGGCTGGGGCGAGTTCGGAGCCTTTCCCGAGTATCGGGCGCCGGAAGCCTCAGCCTGGTTGGCCGCGGCGATCGAGGCCGCATACACCGAGCTCCCGGAGCCGCGGCGCAGCCGAATTCCGGTCAACGCCACCGTGCCCGCGGTGGCCGCCGCGGCGGTGCCCGAGGTGCTGGCTCGTTTCCCGGGCGCCCGCACCGCCAAGGTCAAGGTGGCCGAGCCAGGGCAGACCCTGGATGAGGACATCGCGCGTGTCGAGGCGGTCCGCGCGCAGATCCCGACCGTGCGGGTGGACGCCAACGCGGGATGGACCGTCGAGCAGGCCGTTGAGGCATTGACGGCGCTGACCCGCTCCGGCGCTCTGGAGTACGCCGAACAGCCCTGTGCCACCGTCGAGGAACTGGCCCAGGTGCGTCGGCGTCTCCCGGACGTGCCGATCGCGGCCGACGAGAGCATCAGGCGTGCAAGCGATCCGATGCGTGTTGCGCAGGCTTGTGCGGCCGATATCGCGGTGCTCAAGGTGGCCCCGCTCGGCGGAGTGGCCGCGCTGCTGGATATCGCCGCACGGATCGGCATGCCCGCGGTGATTTCCAGTGCCCTGGACAGCGCGGTCGGCATCGGTATCGGTTTGCGTGCGGCTGCGGCATTGCCGGTGCTCGAGCATGCCTGCGGATTGGGAACCGGGGGATTCTTTGTCGAGGATGTGGCCCAGGCGCCGACGCCGGAAGACGGTTACCTACCGGTGTCGTCGTTCACACCCGACCCGGCCCGGCTGGCGACGCTCGCCGCCGCCGCAGACCGCCGCGACTGGTGGCGGCGCCGTGTGGCCGACTGCTACCCGCTGCTGAACCGGTAG